Proteins encoded within one genomic window of Candidatus Nezhaarchaeota archaeon:
- the udg gene encoding type-4 uracil-DNA glycosylase, whose amino-acid sequence MDDERARVLEEIAKEVANCRKCRLWASRTNPVPGQGNIYAEVMFVGEAPGYNEDLEGRPFVGAAGKFLDKLLEVAGLRRSEVFITNILKCRPPGNRDPLPDEVEACTPYLDRQVAAIKPKLIVCLGRHSASYVLVKGGVKRHRGGISTVRGQVFKVRFEGLSLLAIPTYHPAAGLYNPKLKDTLISDFILIGKVVKDICKGSWTF is encoded by the coding sequence ATGGATGACGAGAGAGCCAGGGTATTAGAGGAAATAGCGAAGGAGGTAGCTAATTGTAGGAAGTGTAGGTTATGGGCTTCGAGGACGAATCCAGTCCCAGGTCAAGGAAACATATATGCCGAAGTCATGTTCGTAGGAGAGGCTCCAGGGTACAACGAGGATTTAGAGGGAAGACCGTTTGTTGGAGCTGCTGGAAAGTTCCTAGATAAACTATTAGAGGTTGCCGGTCTTAGGAGGAGCGAGGTCTTCATAACTAATATCTTAAAATGCAGACCTCCGGGTAATAGAGATCCTCTACCGGATGAGGTTGAAGCCTGTACTCCTTACCTTGATAGGCAGGTAGCGGCCATAAAGCCCAAGTTAATAGTATGCCTTGGCAGGCACTCAGCGAGTTACGTGCTTGTCAAAGGCGGTGTGAAGAGACATAGAGGTGGGATATCGACTGTTAGGGGTCAAGTGTTCAAAGTGAGGTTCGAAGGGCTCAGCCTATTAGCCATACCCACCTATCATCCAGCTGCTGGACTCTACAACCCAAAGCTGAAGGACACGTTAATCAGTGACTTTATCTTAATAGGTAAAGTTGTAAAAGATATTTGTAAAGGATCCTGGACATTTTAA
- the radA gene encoding DNA repair and recombination protein RadA — protein sequence MRADVKLEDLDGIGPKTAEKLRSIGICSAKHLSLFNVDELLNLVDVDERTLRRALTHARSIFMPLKAMKASDHLAQRSLPQLTTGVRSIDLLLNGGLRPRALYELCGQPGAGKTQLCLQLSVTVQLSANKGGIGGKCYFMDTEGTFSLSRIKVIAERFGLDPEHVLNNIYVIDVINTDHLLQVITSDLVRAVEEGVKLVIVDSLMSRFRTEYSGRESLALRQSRLGYALDWLVRIARLYEVIVVITTPVMEVPVAFASMNERLRPVGGTTLAHATTHRFFLATRSERGTLKGTMTVLDSPSLPYGAMASYVITDRGVEDAP from the coding sequence GTGAGAGCTGATGTAAAGCTCGAGGACCTAGATGGCATAGGACCCAAGACTGCGGAGAAGCTTCGAAGCATTGGGATATGTTCAGCTAAGCACCTATCGCTCTTCAACGTCGACGAGCTCCTCAACTTAGTTGACGTCGATGAGAGGACATTAAGGAGAGCTCTCACACATGCTAGAAGCATCTTCATGCCACTAAAGGCCATGAAGGCATCAGATCACTTGGCTCAAAGGTCTCTGCCACAATTAACCACTGGTGTTAGGAGCATAGATCTCCTCCTCAACGGCGGGTTAAGGCCCAGAGCCCTCTACGAACTATGTGGACAACCGGGAGCTGGAAAGACTCAGCTCTGCTTACAGCTATCAGTCACAGTCCAACTCTCAGCCAATAAGGGAGGCATTGGGGGCAAATGCTACTTCATGGACACTGAAGGTACCTTTAGCCTTAGTAGGATCAAGGTCATAGCTGAGAGGTTTGGGCTCGATCCTGAGCACGTGTTGAACAACATCTACGTAATAGACGTCATAAACACAGATCATCTACTTCAAGTGATAACTTCAGACCTCGTGAGGGCTGTAGAAGAAGGAGTAAAGCTAGTAATAGTTGACTCTTTGATGTCGAGGTTTAGGACAGAGTACTCCGGAAGAGAGTCTCTGGCTTTAAGGCAGAGCAGGTTAGGCTACGCGCTTGACTGGCTTGTGAGGATAGCTAGGCTTTACGAAGTCATAGTGGTCATAACCACTCCGGTGATGGAGGTACCGGTCGCGTTTGCGAGTATGAATGAAAGACTAAGACCTGTTGGAGGCACGACGTTAGCTCACGCTACGACCCACAGGTTCTTTCTAGCCACGAGAAGTGAGAGAGGCACATTAAAGGGGACCATGACCGTTCTGGACAGTCCATCCTTACCTTACGGAGCGATGGCAAGCTATGTGATAACTGATAGAGGGGTCGAGGATGCGCCTTAG